The DNA sequence TGGTGGCCACCACCATCACGGGAATCCTCAATCCCATCAACCACTCGACCATGGCCCGATCTGATTCCTGCACCCGGCGGGAATCCACCAGCACCACGACACCCTGTAGGTTCTGGCGTTTACTGAGATAGGCTTCAATCAAAGGCCCCCAAAGCTCTCGAATCCGTTCAGGCACTTTGGCAAATCCGTATCCGGGAAGATCGACTAGCATGAAACGAGGGCCGTTCGTCGCAATCTCAAAAAAATTGATCGTTTGCGTTTTGCCTGGAGTCTTGCCGACCTTGGCCAATCCTTTGTGGTTGACCAGACAATTGATGGCCGATGATTTCCCCACATTGGACCGGCCAACGATCGCCACTTCCGGAAGCGTCGGTTTCAGGAATTGCTCAACCGTCCCGCAACTCGCCTTGAATTCAGCAGAAAATATTTTAAACGCTCCCACGATCAGTTCCTCTTTTTCATTAATAGACGAACAGAGAAGTTGACGACCATCCTGCATGAGTCATCATGAGGCCACGGAGCCATCTTATCTTAGGAGGCCAACGTTTCCCTATACCATTCATTAAACAACCGGCTGCTTGCTGAAAGCGTGGCTTCTTCATCCCGAATCCACCTGGCAACCAATCCCAACGCACACAACGTATCGGCAACCGGCTTGATTGTCGGCAAGCCAACGGCCCTCGCCACCTCGCTTGGGTTCACCGGTTTGCTCGAATTGATCACATAGGCCAGGACCTCATGTTCGAGGGGTTCCCGCAGTTGATTCACACAGTCCTGAAAAAATGAAGAAAGCGATTGTTTGACATCATTAACCACCTGTTCAGATCGACCATGGTTTCCTTCACGTAATATTTCAGCCTGGAAGACCTTGAAGATATAAGGATGAGTCCCTGCATAGGTGAGGACGGTGGCGTGCTGTTCTATGGAAAGATCCGGACTGAATAGCTGCTGGGCCTCTTTTTCCAAAAACACTGCCAACGGAATAGACTTCAGTGTGTGTGGTAAATCGCCTCCTCTCACCACCTCCCGCCATGCTCGTCCTCCCGCAAAGACCGTGGATCCTCCAGGCAAAAGGTCAATGTCTGAAAGCGAACGAACCTTCCCTTCAACCAGCAGGTCACAGTTATCAAGGAGAAGAACGGTTTCAGGATTTGGGGGACGGGAATGGAATCGTTTCCAATCAGCCTCGTCGGCGACATCAACATACACCGCTGAAGGCCCGGTGGACTTGGAAGATGGCGTTCTATGATTCAATTGCCAGGCGAGGTGAAGCAACAAAGAGGTTTTCCCTAACTTTGGCCCCCCAACAAGGCTTAAAGATTCCCCTCGTTCCAGCCGCCGCAACATATTGCGGACGAATCCCTCACGGCCCTTGAACGCTCCAGGCCGAAAAACCGGCGCCGCCGGATCTGGTGAAGAGAGCTGATCAGGAATGGTGGACATAACAGGGAGTGTAGAAGCTCACTCCAAGGTTGGCAACGAAAAGCTCATGATATTTTCGACATGTTCGAGGACAAAATTTCATCAACTGAAATGATTGGCCTATACGAGTGTTGCCGGGTTTCGGCCCATAGCTGTTAAGCTAAGGGGACAGAAAACTTTCAACTAGCGCTGGCCTGGCGCTTTTTTTGTGCTATATTACCGATAGCATTATATAGGCTATCGGTTTAACCAGGAGGTCCTCATGACGCGAGAAGAACGCACCCTGCAACGCATTAAGACTCAGCTGATTGACCTCGGCCCCGTCCTGCCGGGGAGCCTGAGCACCCAATGGAATGTCTGCGGCACGACCGGGTGTCAGTGTAAAGACCCTCAGGAGCCGAAGAAGCATGGGCCTTACCATCAATTGAGCTTCACCTTGGCCGGCAAGAGTTCCACCCTGTTTATTCCCAAGAAGGATCTGGCGGAGGTCCGGCGGCGGCTCAAACGGTATCAGCGTTTGAAAACGTTGACGACCGACTGGGTCCAGGCTGAGGTCGCGCTGGCTCGCTGCCAGGGCTTCGGGAGCCGAGCATGAGGGCCGCCCTGTTCGGGGTTTTGGAGGGGTTTAAAAAAAACGCCTCAATAGGCTGGCTAAGGAAACGGGGTTCGCTCAACGCCAAGGCGTGCTGCAGCCGTATGACTTCCTGGTGCTGATGACCCTAGGACAATTCGGGATGAAGCATCCCTCGCTGGGGGGGATGGTGGGGGCTCTGAAAGCCCGCATGAGTCGGGAAGCCCTGCATCAGCGGTTTACGGCCTCTGCCGCTCAGTTTCTCAAGCGCTGCTTGCACACGATCTTGCACCAGAAGTTCCAGGGGGCGGGTATACGCACGATGTTGCTGCGGCCTTTCGGCCGCGTGTTGTTGGTTGATAGTTCGAGTTGGGATGTCAGCCCAAAGCTGCAGAAGGTCTGGCCTGGGGCTGGCGGTAATGCCTCCCCAGCTAATTGCAAGATCCAAGTAGCCTATGACTACAAGCAGGGAGAACTGATCTTCCTGGAGACCACCGCTGGGACGGTGCCGGATAATCGCTACACGGATCGGCTGCCCGCTCTCCTCAACCGGCAGGATCTCGTGCTTATGGACCAAGGCTATTTCAAGCTGCGCACCCTGAACGCCATCATGACCCGCGACGCGTATTTTTTAACCCGGTTCATGGTGGGCACCACGGTCGAAGTGGCCCAGACCGGCGCGCGCCTCGAGCTTGACCGCTTCTTGACCCAGGGGCCCGTCCTGACCCGGGAGATCCAGGTGCGCCTGGGCCAGGGGCCTCAGCAAACCCCTGCCTGCCGCCTCGTGTGCTTGCGCGTGAGTCCCCAGATAGCCCGGCAACGGCGGCGGCGCGTCAAGGCTCACGCCCAGCAACAAGGCCGGACCGCTCGGACCTCGACTCTGACGTGGTGTGACTGGACGCTTTTCATCACGAATGTGCCTGAAGCCTGGTTGCCCCTCGATCTAGTGCGAGCCTTGTATAGCCTGCGCTGGCAGATCGAGTTGGTGTTCAAACAATTCAAATCGATTCTTCAGGTGCACCACTCGACGACCGGCAATGAACATCGAGTGCGCTGTGAACTCTATGGCAAATGGATTGCGGCGGTATTGGTCCATCGTATTCATACGTGGGCCAACCAAGCGCGGTGGCTGACCGCGGGACAAGAGATCAGCCTCGAGAAGTTGTACAAGCGACTCCAGGAGCGAGCCTTTCAGCTCGCACAGCAGTTGATCATCTCGTTCAGCCAAGGGAGGACCCACCTCATTCGTGAACTCGAGCCGTTACTCCGGCACTGTACCAAACAGTCCCAACGATCCCGAATGACGACCTTAGAGATGCTGGAAGCCCGAGTCGACCCCAAATTGTCTCCCAGCAAGGGCCCGGCTTAGCTTAACAGCTATGGGTTTCGGCCCGGCAGCCGAGCTTTTGCCTGGCGCGTCCCATAGGGCGGAACCTTTGTTGTGGAGCAAAAGTACCAAACAACGGTCACGCTCTCCGAGACGCACCATCGAAATAAACGCCCTCCCTGGCCAGATCGGATAGGGCGGACGCCAGTCTTAGGAGGCAGCCCAACTCGCGGAGCCTGTCCTGAGTTTTGTCGAAGGGCTCGGACAAGGCCTGCCGAATATTGAGAGCGTCCGCACCAGAGGCCAGGGAGCAGGCGTCAGGGAAAAGGAAGTGTAGAGTCGCAATTATTGGATTATTCTCCCTCGCCATTGTCGGGGATATAGAAAAGCCAAAAAGCAGGGATTTTGTTTATTTCGAATAAAAGCTATCATCAGGTATGAAATAGAGGTCAAGGCATACCCGATTTTTTTAAAGCTTTTATGTAACAGGGCTTTTTGAAATTTATGGGGTCGTTGAATAAATTCTGCCAGCTACAAACTCCATGGAACTTGTGGCGCCTTGCGAATCAAATAGCATCCTCCATGGCAAATGAAGATCTTCTTTCCCGTGGAAAAGACTTTGAACAAAAACTCCAAGAAGCTCTCGTCGCTTCTACATTCGCCCTGGTGTTTCAGGAACATATATCGCCTGTTCAGATACGAATGGCAAAGGTGCACGAGAAGCTTCTAGACTTTGAACTTATTTCTCAGGAAAATTCGGCTTTCCAATTTGAATTAACCACAGCGTATCCGCCAGATTATAAAATTAGAGAGGAGTATAAAAATGGGAGACGCCCCTCCTTTCCTATGCAAGCAATGGCTGGAACCCCGATGAATCCAGATTGGATTGCTCCGGTGATCTGCAAGAAAACTGAGAAAGCTCGGAGAATTGATGGATTCAATGGCCACCTCCTTGTATACGTGAACATTCATGGTGGTGGGCCAGTTGGACGAGGGTTGGAAGAACTCATGGACCTTATTTCCGACTCTGAAACTATTTGGCAGTCTATATGGTTGATCCGGGGCATTCCCGATTTAGTTTCTACTGGCACGGTTTTACTGTGTAATTCTTTTGGTCTTGGTTGTGAGGAGCGGGAATGGTTGCATATTAAAGAAAAAAATAATGGATTGAAACGGCTGGTCGACGAATAACAATGAAGTAGTTGTTCTGAAAATGAAAGAATTAAAAATCAAGATGAAGCCGTCCCATCCGGGCGCGTTCATTAAGTCGGAAGTTATAGACGAACTCGGTTTAAGTGTGACAAAAGCAGCCGAAGTTTTGGGTGTGCTCCGCGCCACTCTGTCGGATTTAATGAATGAAAAAGCCGCGCTTTCCGCGGAAATGGCCCTACAAGTAGAAAAGGCTTTTCAACTCAACAAGGATATGTTGTTGCGAATGCAAGCATGGCATGACTCCGCCGAAATGCGAAAGCAGGCCGGGAAAATTAAGATTTCTCCGTAAGTGCCTGCATAAAATTAATGGATAACCTTTCAAAAATTCATCAATGGCGCAAAACCATTGAAAGCCAATGTGTGGTTCCTCATTTTTGTACTCCGGAATGGGTTTCAGAAAAACAGGTATTTGAATATTCAACTGTCTCTGTTGAAGTGGTCGCTTACCTGAAGGCAGTTAGGGCTGTTCAAAGCCTCAAATCACTAAGACTTCTCCAAGCAAACGGACTGATTATAGATTTCTATACGATAGGACGTGGTATTTTAATGGTTCCTCCAAAATATCCAGACCCTTATCGCCTTAATAATTACTTTGACGCGTGTGCATTCAATCCAGGCGACCAATTAGAGTTTTCTGCCTCTGAAAAATTGTTTAGACTTTATGAAAGGGATGGGTTACCAATAATCTTAATGTCTAAATCCGTAAAAAATGAGATTG is a window from the Nitrospira sp. MA-1 genome containing:
- a CDS encoding HigA family addiction module antitoxin; translation: MKELKIKMKPSHPGAFIKSEVIDELGLSVTKAAEVLGVLRATLSDLMNEKAALSAEMALQVEKAFQLNKDMLLRMQAWHDSAEMRKQAGKIKISP
- a CDS encoding IS4 family transposase, whose amino-acid sequence is MLQPYDFLVLMTLGQFGMKHPSLGGMVGALKARMSREALHQRFTASAAQFLKRCLHTILHQKFQGAGIRTMLLRPFGRVLLVDSSSWDVSPKLQKVWPGAGGNASPANCKIQVAYDYKQGELIFLETTAGTVPDNRYTDRLPALLNRQDLVLMDQGYFKLRTLNAIMTRDAYFLTRFMVGTTVEVAQTGARLELDRFLTQGPVLTREIQVRLGQGPQQTPACRLVCLRVSPQIARQRRRRVKAHAQQQGRTARTSTLTWCDWTLFITNVPEAWLPLDLVRALYSLRWQIELVFKQFKSILQVHHSTTGNEHRVRCELYGKWIAAVLVHRIHTWANQARWLTAGQEISLEKLYKRLQERAFQLAQQLIISFSQGRTHLIRELEPLLRHCTKQSQRSRMTTLEMLEARVDPKLSPSKGPA
- the yihA gene encoding ribosome biogenesis GTP-binding protein YihA/YsxC, which translates into the protein MQDGRQLLCSSINEKEELIVGAFKIFSAEFKASCGTVEQFLKPTLPEVAIVGRSNVGKSSAINCLVNHKGLAKVGKTPGKTQTINFFEIATNGPRFMLVDLPGYGFAKVPERIRELWGPLIEAYLSKRQNLQGVVVLVDSRRVQESDRAMVEWLMGLRIPVMVVATKADKVTRGNRQAALRGLREGLGMEEDPLFLSAYTGEGKQMLLDQLRELLTLDSPLP